From the Manis javanica isolate MJ-LG chromosome 13, MJ_LKY, whole genome shotgun sequence genome, one window contains:
- the FABP7 gene encoding fatty acid-binding protein, brain, with protein sequence MVEAFCATWKLTDSQNFDEYMKALGVGFATRQVGNVTKPTVIISQEGDKVVIRTQSTFKNTEISFHLGEEFDEITADDRNCKSVVSLDGDRLIHVQKWDGKETNFVREIKDGKMVMTLTFGGVVAVRHYEKA encoded by the exons ATGGTGGAGGCTTTCTGTGCCACCTGGAAGCTGACTGACAGTCAGAACTTTGATGAGTACATGAAGGCTCTAG GTGTGGGCTTTGCCACCAGGCAGGTGGGAAATGTAACTAAACCAACAGTGATCATCAGTCAGGAGGGGGACAAAGTGGTAATCAGGACTCAGAGCACATTCAAGAACACAGAGATTAGTTTCCATTTGGGCGAAGAGTTTGATGAAATCACTGCAGATGACAGAAATTGTAAG TCTGTTGTTAGCCTGGATGGAGACAGACTCATTCATGTACAGAAATGGGATGGCAAGGAAACAAATTttgtaagagaaattaaggatggCAAAATGGTTATG ACTCTGACTTTTGGTGGCGTGGTTGCTGTTCGCCACTATGAGAAGGCATAG